The Candidatus Nanosynbacter lyticus genome window below encodes:
- a CDS encoding TylF/MycF/NovP-related O-methyltransferase, with protein sequence MNKTDRLLAKYPIISDQVDAKELGVLLRELEKVLQSGATGNIVEFGCYVGTTSLFIRRLLDAYDFTGEFHVYDSFMGLPEKTQADASAAGEQFKAGELLAPRKTFVQNFKKAGLKLPIIHKGWFADFTSEDVPESIIFAFFDGDFYESIADSFRVCDGKFQETVTIIVDDYANEALPGAARAVDEWLKYHLARLIVEASLAIIRE encoded by the coding sequence ATGAATAAAACCGACCGACTCCTCGCCAAATATCCCATCATTTCCGACCAAGTTGACGCCAAAGAGCTCGGCGTCTTGCTACGAGAATTGGAAAAGGTGCTGCAAAGCGGCGCGACTGGTAACATCGTCGAGTTTGGCTGTTATGTCGGCACGACGAGTTTGTTCATTCGGCGGCTGCTGGACGCCTATGATTTTACTGGTGAATTTCATGTTTACGATTCGTTTATGGGCTTGCCAGAAAAAACCCAAGCCGACGCCAGTGCTGCAGGTGAGCAGTTCAAGGCGGGTGAACTCTTGGCGCCGCGTAAAACCTTCGTCCAGAATTTCAAAAAGGCAGGACTAAAACTGCCGATCATTCACAAGGGTTGGTTTGCTGATTTTACCTCTGAGGACGTGCCAGAAAGCATCATCTTTGCCTTTTTTGACGGTGATTTTTATGAGTCAATTGCCGATTCGTTTCGTGTGTGTGACGGCAAATTTCAGGAAACGGTAACCATCATTGTTGATGATTACGCTAATGAAGCCTTGCCAGGCGCCGCACGGGCGGTTGATGAATGGCTGAAGTACCATCTGGCTCGGCTGATAGTCGAGGCATCCTTGGCGATCATTCGAGAATGA
- a CDS encoding NUDIX domain-containing protein, translating to MQRRVNVRGIIISDQGEIFCQKLTANNGTGREFWCAPGGGLELGESLLDGLTREMIEETGVKPTIGKLLFIQQFTDTNPSSKHGVTEQLEFFFAITNWRDYQHIDLEQTSHGVEEVAECGFVDPKTTRILPSYLTEVDLNWLVNESTDVQMMSEL from the coding sequence ATGCAGCGACGAGTTAACGTACGCGGAATTATTATCAGCGATCAGGGCGAGATTTTTTGCCAGAAATTAACCGCAAATAACGGCACGGGGCGAGAGTTTTGGTGTGCACCGGGCGGCGGTTTGGAGCTTGGCGAGAGTCTGCTGGATGGCCTAACGCGCGAGATGATTGAGGAAACTGGCGTCAAGCCAACCATTGGCAAGCTATTATTCATCCAACAATTTACCGACACCAACCCCTCGTCTAAACACGGCGTTACTGAGCAGCTCGAGTTTTTCTTTGCCATCACCAACTGGCGTGATTACCAGCACATTGACCTGGAGCAAACATCGCACGGCGTTGAGGAAGTAGCGGAGTGCGGCTTTGTCGATCCAAAAACTACGCGGATTTTGCCGAGCTACCTAACAGAGGTTGACCTAAACTGGCTGGTTAATGAATCGACTGATGTTCAGATGATGAGCGAATTGTAA
- a CDS encoding VanZ family protein — protein sequence MTAFFTTFSSSFQLAISFWPFAALLLTFPLLVVQYMRLRRLVVGRMVMVYLVVLYALGLVAFTLYPMPDNPAWFCAHHAVSPQLHPLASIMDIQAEGLRAVLQVVMNIVFFMPFGMFLRVMYPVRWYMVVLLGLVLSLTIEVTQLTGAFGLYPCSYRLFDVDDLLLNTGGALVGYWCGRLLPDLRNVKHGETVTTQPGLVRRLVAFILDVVVVLVVRTCIGIILYITMPGLAGNTVAGLSYGILAGGELVVQLIMPLMTGGQTIGGWMTGISLDDRERSWPHRLTMYLLRLGYIGLFMYGIMLGPRAGMPVVIGWLGVTLVSWWRYRRLPYTIIDAVWPCRR from the coding sequence ATGACAGCGTTTTTTACTACATTCTCCTCGTCATTTCAGCTGGCGATATCATTCTGGCCATTTGCTGCACTGCTCTTGACATTTCCGCTGCTCGTTGTACAGTATATGCGATTACGACGGCTAGTAGTCGGCAGGATGGTCATGGTGTATCTGGTTGTATTGTATGCACTGGGACTCGTGGCGTTTACGCTCTATCCGATGCCAGATAATCCAGCATGGTTCTGTGCGCATCATGCAGTCTCACCACAACTACATCCGCTCGCATCAATTATGGACATACAGGCTGAAGGGTTGCGGGCTGTTCTACAGGTAGTGATGAATATAGTCTTTTTTATGCCGTTCGGTATGTTTTTACGAGTGATGTACCCTGTACGCTGGTACATGGTTGTACTATTAGGACTCGTTCTATCACTAACGATTGAAGTGACCCAGCTAACGGGTGCGTTTGGCTTGTATCCATGTAGTTATAGGCTGTTTGATGTTGATGACTTGTTGCTCAATACCGGAGGCGCTTTGGTCGGCTATTGGTGTGGTCGGTTGCTGCCAGATCTGCGTAATGTAAAGCATGGCGAGACCGTGACAACACAGCCGGGCCTAGTGCGGCGATTAGTGGCGTTTATACTTGATGTGGTTGTGGTGCTTGTAGTGAGGACGTGTATCGGTATTATATTGTATATCACGATGCCGGGTTTAGCGGGAAATACTGTTGCGGGACTGTCATATGGTATTCTCGCTGGTGGTGAGTTAGTAGTCCAGCTGATCATGCCGCTCATGACGGGTGGGCAAACGATTGGCGGCTGGATGACGGGAATATCATTGGATGATCGTGAACGTTCTTGGCCTCATCGATTGACAATGTATCTGCTGCGATTGGGGTATATTGGCTTGTTCATGTATGGCATTATGCTGGGGCCTAGAGCCGGCATGCCTGTTGTCATTGGCTGGCTTGGGGTGACATTAGTTAGCTGGTGGCGATACCGGCGTTTGCCGTATACGATTATTGATGCAGTTTGGCCTTGTAGGCGGTAA
- a CDS encoding YbhB/YbcL family Raf kinase inhibitor-like protein — protein MNITSPAFAENAKIPKVYAKLGGNQRPPLEISDVPADAKSLAIICHDPDAPGRDGFYHWTVWNLPGKTAEISSESLPAGIVEGITSWGRPGWGGPQPPFGTHRYQFYVYALDTTLDLPSDTKPKGLIAALTPHIISQAVLTGKFGVFDILRRG, from the coding sequence ATGAACATCACCAGCCCAGCCTTCGCCGAAAACGCTAAAATACCAAAAGTTTACGCCAAGCTCGGCGGCAATCAACGCCCGCCGCTCGAGATCAGCGACGTGCCGGCAGACGCCAAAAGTCTGGCGATCATTTGCCACGACCCTGACGCGCCTGGGCGCGATGGATTTTACCATTGGACGGTTTGGAATTTGCCGGGCAAAACCGCTGAAATTTCTAGCGAGTCACTGCCCGCGGGCATCGTCGAGGGGATTACTAGTTGGGGTCGGCCTGGCTGGGGCGGACCGCAGCCGCCGTTTGGCACGCACCGCTATCAATTTTACGTGTATGCGCTAGACACAACACTGGATTTACCAAGCGACACCAAACCAAAAGGGCTCATCGCTGCCCTCACGCCGCACATCATTAGCCAAGCTGTGCTGACGGGAAAATTCGGCGTGTTTGATATTCTTCGACGGGGCTAA
- a CDS encoding YfcC family protein, with product MVEKMKKIKKKLRSPSAFTVLFVVIALMAVLTWIIPSGVYNTKPDPNDAEKTVRIAGTYKQTDKVTTKKADDGTETTTDSRQGLWDAALAPIKGMSEKLDVIVFVLILGGFLGVTMKTGALDATLGAMLRKMKGKEKWLIPILMTFFAIGGTTYGMQEEAVAFYALVVPIMMAAGYNAMTAVMVIVLGGGVGVLGSTLNPFSTGIAAKSADVPLGNVLGLQSIILLLCLVAAIVFTMRYASKVKAGKYKDDVRYKPATTALDMSNVPEFTGPRKAVMAVFGVTFLLMIISLIPWGNWGITLFADIHKWFAGLPVVGAILGLDHVLPFGEWYFNEISTLFLLSTLVIAAIYYRQFKKEEVFVVDTFLKGTADLLSVALIIAVAAGVGVVMQNGAIQDTIISWGESALKGAGSLVGVLAYIFYLPMSFIIPSSSGLAAATMPVIAPVADLVGSSKEIIVVAFATASGLLNMMAPTIASLMGGLALAGVSYRAWLKRSMPIMVVFAIISLVAIMVYGAIA from the coding sequence ATGGTAGAAAAAATGAAAAAAATTAAGAAAAAGCTGCGCTCGCCCTCAGCCTTTACCGTGCTGTTTGTGGTGATTGCCTTGATGGCAGTCCTGACGTGGATTATCCCGTCTGGTGTGTACAACACAAAACCAGATCCAAATGATGCGGAAAAGACAGTGCGCATCGCTGGTACGTATAAACAGACTGATAAAGTCACTACTAAAAAAGCCGATGACGGCACCGAGACAACCACCGACTCCCGCCAAGGTTTGTGGGATGCAGCACTTGCGCCGATCAAGGGCATGAGTGAGAAGCTCGACGTCATCGTCTTTGTGTTGATCCTCGGCGGCTTTCTCGGGGTGACGATGAAAACTGGTGCGCTGGATGCGACGCTCGGTGCCATGCTGCGCAAGATGAAGGGCAAGGAGAAATGGCTTATCCCGATTCTCATGACGTTCTTCGCTATCGGTGGTACCACCTACGGTATGCAGGAAGAGGCGGTGGCCTTTTATGCGCTGGTGGTGCCGATCATGATGGCGGCTGGCTACAACGCTATGACCGCGGTGATGGTGATCGTGCTCGGTGGTGGTGTTGGTGTGCTTGGCTCGACCTTGAATCCATTTTCGACTGGTATTGCTGCCAAGTCGGCTGACGTGCCGCTCGGTAATGTGTTGGGTCTCCAATCAATAATTTTACTGCTCTGTTTGGTCGCGGCTATCGTGTTCACTATGCGATATGCCTCAAAGGTAAAAGCTGGTAAGTATAAAGATGATGTTCGGTATAAGCCAGCCACCACCGCACTTGATATGAGCAACGTGCCAGAGTTTACCGGTCCGCGTAAAGCAGTGATGGCGGTCTTTGGCGTCACCTTCCTATTGATGATCATCTCGCTTATCCCGTGGGGCAACTGGGGGATCACGCTGTTCGCTGATATCCATAAATGGTTTGCAGGGCTACCGGTCGTTGGTGCTATCTTGGGTCTTGATCATGTCTTGCCATTTGGTGAGTGGTACTTCAACGAAATCTCGACCCTGTTTCTGTTGTCAACCTTAGTTATCGCAGCGATTTATTATCGCCAATTCAAAAAAGAGGAAGTCTTCGTTGTTGACACCTTCCTGAAAGGTACAGCCGATCTACTGAGTGTGGCACTGATCATCGCAGTAGCAGCTGGTGTTGGCGTGGTGATGCAGAATGGTGCGATCCAAGACACGATCATTAGCTGGGGTGAATCTGCACTGAAGGGTGCGGGCAGTTTGGTTGGCGTTCTGGCCTACATTTTCTACTTGCCGATGAGCTTTATCATTCCGTCGTCATCAGGTCTAGCGGCAGCGACTATGCCAGTTATCGCGCCGGTGGCTGACCTAGTCGGCTCCAGCAAGGAGATCATCGTTGTCGCATTTGCAACAGCATCGGGTCTGTTGAATATGATGGCGCCAACCATTGCTTCGTTGATGGGCGGTCTGGCCCTAGCCGGCGTGTCGTACCGTGCATGGTTGAAGCGCTCAATGCCAATCATGGTGGTCTTTGCGATCATTAGCCTCGTAGCTATCATGGTATACGGAGCCATCGCCTAA
- a CDS encoding amino acid ABC transporter ATP-binding protein produces the protein MAVNKVNEVAQPSIEHPAIITVANLKKQFGSNRVLRDIDVEIYEGEVVVVVGSSGSGKSTFLRCLNLLETPTGGRIVIDGVETTAPKVDLNALRQKVGMVFQSFNLFPNLSVLDNIKLAPRKLRKLSDRAATRLAKKLLADVGLADKANAFPSQLSGGQKQRVAIARALAMEPDIMLFDEPTSALDPEMIGEVLDVIREVAAKGMTMVIVTHEMKFAREVATRMIFLDKGEIIENGPPEQVMDHPVTERARKFFGVKDK, from the coding sequence ATGGCAGTGAATAAGGTGAATGAAGTGGCGCAACCGAGCATTGAGCACCCAGCAATTATCACGGTGGCTAACCTCAAAAAACAGTTTGGTAGTAACCGCGTGCTCAGGGATATTGATGTTGAAATTTATGAAGGCGAAGTGGTGGTGGTCGTTGGCTCAAGTGGCTCTGGTAAATCAACGTTTTTGCGCTGCTTGAATTTACTGGAGACGCCGACCGGCGGGCGCATTGTCATCGACGGCGTGGAAACGACAGCGCCAAAAGTCGATCTGAACGCTTTGCGCCAAAAAGTTGGCATGGTGTTTCAATCGTTCAATCTGTTCCCAAACTTGAGTGTGCTGGATAACATCAAACTAGCGCCGCGGAAACTGCGCAAACTGTCTGATCGGGCGGCGACGCGCCTGGCAAAGAAATTGCTGGCGGACGTGGGGCTGGCGGACAAAGCCAACGCCTTTCCTTCGCAGCTCTCAGGCGGGCAAAAGCAGCGCGTGGCTATCGCGAGAGCCCTCGCTATGGAGCCGGACATCATGTTGTTTGACGAGCCAACCTCAGCGCTTGATCCAGAGATGATTGGCGAAGTGTTGGACGTGATCCGTGAGGTTGCCGCCAAAGGTATGACCATGGTCATCGTCACGCATGAAATGAAGTTTGCGCGCGAAGTAGCCACCCGGATGATTTTCCTGGACAAGGGCGAGATTATCGAAAATGGTCCGCCGGAGCAGGTGATGGATCATCCGGTGACTGAGCGGGCACGGAAGTTTTTTGGCGTCAAGGATAAATAA
- a CDS encoding amino acid ABC transporter permease translates to MNFLEVIFGDGRWLYLWHGLEVTLVLTVLSLLLGTIIGLVVALLRTSTIKPLNWIGKIYVDIIRGTPLLVQLLIMYYVVFGSYQFMPKIVVAAIAFGINSGAYIGEIIRGGIESVDKGQMEAARSLGFSRWQAMRLVILPQALKNSLPALISEFIALLKETSVVGWIGLNDIMRGADNIRFQTATAFQSLFAAAVMYLALTAIFTRVMTRVERRLKDGSE, encoded by the coding sequence GTGAATTTCCTGGAAGTGATTTTCGGCGATGGCCGGTGGCTGTATTTGTGGCACGGCCTAGAGGTGACCTTGGTGCTAACAGTTCTATCATTGCTCCTCGGTACAATCATTGGCCTCGTGGTAGCGCTGCTTCGTACCTCGACGATCAAACCGCTCAACTGGATTGGCAAGATTTATGTCGACATCATTCGGGGCACACCGCTTCTGGTCCAGCTGTTAATCATGTATTATGTCGTCTTTGGTTCATACCAGTTTATGCCAAAAATTGTGGTGGCGGCGATTGCCTTTGGTATCAACAGCGGCGCATACATCGGTGAGATTATCCGTGGTGGCATCGAAAGCGTTGACAAGGGGCAAATGGAAGCGGCTCGTTCGCTCGGTTTTAGCCGGTGGCAGGCTATGCGTTTGGTGATTTTGCCACAAGCGCTTAAAAATTCATTGCCAGCGCTGATCAGCGAATTTATCGCTCTGTTGAAAGAGACCTCAGTCGTCGGTTGGATTGGGCTGAATGACATCATGCGTGGCGCTGACAATATTCGGTTTCAAACGGCCACGGCATTTCAGTCATTGTTTGCTGCAGCGGTGATGTACTTGGCGTTGACCGCCATATTTACCCGTGTGATGACCCGAGTGGAGAGGAGACTAAAAGATGGCAGTGAATAA
- a CDS encoding basic amino acid ABC transporter substrate-binding protein: MNRTKAHHRGFGVSWWIGLGLFVALIGFMAFDILQREGGFGKSDDVLVMGTNAGFKPFEYKQGNEVVGFDVDLAKEIARSMNKKLKIEDMSFDGLLPALESGQIDMAVAGMSVTPERAKNALFSEPYYSASQRIIVKKGSPIRNRYQLTGKKIGVQLGTTGDTLARKIVGAKVSQFPTAPSVLTELNAGGVEAVILDDAPAAQYTTGFPDLEILPGELSIEHYAIAIKNNNHDLLKKVNRVLAEMKKDGRYDNLVRKHFGPRALESMKKKELES, from the coding sequence ATGAACAGAACGAAAGCGCATCATCGGGGGTTTGGTGTTAGTTGGTGGATAGGCCTGGGACTGTTTGTGGCGTTGATTGGCTTTATGGCGTTTGACATTTTGCAGCGCGAAGGCGGGTTTGGCAAGAGTGATGACGTATTGGTGATGGGTACCAATGCCGGGTTCAAGCCGTTTGAGTACAAGCAGGGTAATGAAGTTGTTGGGTTTGATGTTGATTTGGCGAAGGAAATTGCCCGCAGTATGAACAAGAAGCTAAAGATTGAAGACATGTCGTTTGACGGATTGCTGCCAGCATTGGAATCAGGGCAAATTGATATGGCGGTGGCTGGTATGTCGGTGACACCGGAGCGCGCCAAAAATGCGCTGTTTTCCGAGCCGTATTATTCCGCCTCGCAGCGGATCATTGTCAAAAAAGGTAGCCCCATTCGCAATAGGTATCAGCTGACGGGCAAGAAGATTGGTGTGCAGTTGGGTACGACGGGTGATACGCTGGCCAGGAAGATTGTCGGCGCTAAGGTGTCGCAATTTCCAACAGCACCAAGTGTATTGACGGAGTTAAATGCTGGCGGTGTCGAGGCAGTGATTTTGGATGATGCGCCGGCTGCCCAGTACACGACTGGTTTTCCAGACCTGGAGATTTTGCCAGGTGAATTATCAATCGAGCATTATGCAATTGCCATCAAAAATAATAACCATGACTTGCTAAAAAAAGTTAACCGAGTGTTGGCGGAGATGAAAAAAGACGGTCGGTACGACAATCTCGTCCGCAAACATTTTGGGCCGAGGGCACTTGAGTCGATGAAGAAAAAGGAGCTTGAATCGTGA
- the argF gene encoding ornithine carbamoyltransferase, translating into MAQSLKGRSFLTLGDFTAGDIRLLLTTANEYKRMKYAGTPHRIHEGKNIALLFEKTSTRTRCAFTVAANDLGIAPEYLGKDDIQLGKKETVEDTAKVLGRMFDGIEFRGFAHKTVEDLAKHAGVPVWNGLTDKFHPTQILADFMTIEEHLGRLHGVKLVFVGDGRNNMANSLLLGSAIMGLDFRILAPRELFPEEGLVHHAHELAHQNHGRITITDNFEEALRGADVIYTDVWVSMGEEDKFAERINQLRHFQVNRDMLNLTGNPEVKFMHCLPAFHDALTTTGQHIRDDFGLESMEVTDGVFRSPNSIVFDQAENRMHTIKAVIALTL; encoded by the coding sequence ATGGCACAAAGTTTGAAGGGGCGATCATTCCTAACACTGGGTGATTTTACCGCGGGTGACATTCGGTTGCTACTAACGACGGCGAATGAATATAAGCGGATGAAGTACGCTGGTACGCCGCATCGGATTCATGAGGGCAAGAATATTGCGCTACTATTTGAGAAAACCTCGACGCGGACGCGCTGTGCCTTTACGGTGGCAGCCAACGACCTCGGTATTGCGCCGGAATATCTCGGTAAAGACGATATTCAGCTTGGCAAGAAAGAGACGGTCGAAGACACCGCCAAGGTGCTGGGCCGGATGTTTGATGGCATTGAGTTTCGCGGTTTTGCGCACAAAACGGTAGAAGATTTGGCGAAGCACGCCGGCGTGCCGGTGTGGAACGGATTGACTGATAAGTTCCATCCAACGCAGATTCTAGCCGACTTTATGACTATTGAGGAGCACCTTGGTCGGCTGCACGGTGTCAAGCTGGTGTTTGTCGGCGATGGCCGCAACAATATGGCCAATAGTTTACTGCTCGGCTCGGCCATCATGGGGCTGGATTTTCGGATTTTAGCGCCGCGTGAATTGTTCCCTGAGGAGGGCCTCGTCCATCACGCACATGAGCTGGCGCACCAGAATCACGGGCGGATTACTATCACTGATAATTTTGAGGAAGCCCTGCGCGGCGCCGATGTCATTTACACCGACGTTTGGGTGTCGATGGGCGAAGAGGATAAGTTCGCTGAGCGCATCAATCAGCTGCGTCACTTCCAGGTTAATCGTGACATGCTGAACCTCACCGGCAATCCTGAGGTCAAGTTCATGCACTGCCTGCCGGCCTTTCATGATGCATTGACCACGACCGGTCAGCACATCAGGGACGACTTCGGACTGGAGTCAATGGAGGTGACGGATGGCGTCTTCCGCTCACCAAATTCGATTGTCTTTGACCAGGCGGAAAATCGTATGCATACCATCAAGGCGGTTATCGCTTTGACGCTGTAG
- the arcC gene encoding carbamate kinase, translating into MNQQRTIVVALGGNALQKQGEASSQAQQRVADETIAQLLPLIQAGHRVAIVHGNGPQVGNIVLHEEAINTEAVPSLPLEDSGAMSQGLIGFWLQQAIHDALATRGVHDKYAVSIVTQTVVDQADPAFQHPTKPIGPFYSEEEAKKVQVERGYTVREDSGRGWRRVVPSPKPQEIVEAPVIKALVDAGVLVVSTGGGGIPVLRDASGQLSGVAAVIDKDFGAAKLADMLEADTLLILTSVDAAKVNFGQPTEQSLGEVSAEELQQHIDAGQFAAGSMLPKTQAALSFVAGASGRTAIITSLEKTADAINGTAGTRIKS; encoded by the coding sequence ATGAATCAGCAGCGAACCATTGTCGTCGCGCTGGGAGGTAACGCCCTGCAAAAGCAGGGCGAGGCCTCGTCCCAAGCACAGCAGCGAGTGGCTGACGAGACAATCGCCCAGCTCCTGCCGCTGATTCAAGCTGGCCACCGCGTAGCCATTGTTCACGGCAATGGCCCGCAGGTCGGCAACATCGTCCTTCACGAGGAAGCGATTAACACCGAGGCGGTGCCGAGCTTACCGCTGGAGGATTCTGGTGCGATGAGCCAGGGCCTTATTGGTTTTTGGCTGCAGCAAGCGATCCACGATGCGCTGGCGACTCGCGGTGTACATGACAAGTATGCAGTGAGCATCGTTACCCAGACGGTGGTTGATCAAGCTGATCCGGCATTTCAACATCCGACCAAGCCAATTGGACCATTCTATTCAGAAGAAGAGGCCAAGAAGGTACAGGTCGAGCGTGGTTATACCGTGCGCGAGGACTCGGGCCGCGGCTGGCGGCGCGTCGTGCCATCACCAAAGCCTCAGGAAATTGTCGAGGCTCCCGTCATCAAGGCGCTGGTTGACGCCGGCGTGCTGGTGGTCTCGACTGGCGGCGGCGGCATCCCGGTACTGCGTGATGCATCGGGTCAATTGAGTGGCGTGGCGGCAGTGATCGACAAAGATTTTGGGGCGGCTAAGCTAGCGGATATGCTCGAGGCCGATACGCTGCTAATCCTGACGTCGGTTGATGCAGCTAAGGTCAATTTTGGTCAGCCGACAGAGCAGTCGCTTGGCGAAGTATCAGCCGAGGAGCTGCAGCAGCACATTGATGCTGGGCAGTTTGCGGCCGGCTCAATGCTACCGAAGACCCAAGCGGCACTGAGTTTTGTGGCTGGCGCTTCGGGCCGTACAGCGATCATTACCTCGCTGGAAAAAACTGCTGATGCTATCAACGGTACCGCTGGTACGCGCATCAAGAGTTAG
- the arcA gene encoding arginine deiminase, translating to MDPLHITSEIGRLKAVLLHRPGEELENLTPDYLTDLLFDDIPYLQVAQKEHDAFAGVLRDHGVEVLYLDQLVTEALYTDQLREQFVDEMLANSKQGSRRVTRVLRQFLLDLPTNAMVRKIMAGVRKDEITLPPDQHQQLHNMIEKNHYPFYLDPMPNLYFTRDPAATIGHGLTINKMHWPARRRESLFMRYIIDHHPRFAGKNVPVWYDRHEKFSIEGGDELVLSSEVMAIGVSERTTAEAIEKMATKLFAGSGFKKVVAMEIPKSHAFMHLDTVFTMIDRDKFTIHPEIRDRGGKMNCFVLEKVEGQPFPRITHETDLEHVLRVALGLPSVTLIECGGGDPIAAAREQWNDGSNTLAIAPGVVVTYDRNYVTNQKLREHGVEVIEVSGAELGRGRGGPRCMSMPLVREDV from the coding sequence ATGGATCCATTACATATTACATCAGAAATTGGCCGACTCAAGGCGGTGCTGTTGCATCGTCCGGGCGAAGAATTAGAAAACTTAACACCAGACTACTTGACTGATCTGCTGTTTGACGACATTCCGTATTTGCAGGTCGCCCAAAAGGAGCATGATGCGTTTGCTGGGGTGCTGCGTGATCACGGTGTCGAGGTGTTGTATCTCGATCAGCTGGTGACCGAAGCGCTATATACTGATCAACTACGTGAGCAGTTTGTTGATGAAATGTTGGCAAATTCGAAGCAAGGGTCACGCCGCGTCACCAGGGTATTGCGCCAGTTCCTGCTGGACCTGCCAACGAACGCGATGGTGCGTAAAATTATGGCTGGTGTGCGCAAGGACGAGATCACGCTGCCGCCAGACCAGCACCAGCAGCTGCACAATATGATCGAGAAAAATCACTATCCATTCTATCTCGATCCGATGCCAAACCTGTACTTTACGCGTGACCCGGCTGCAACCATTGGTCATGGTCTGACGATCAACAAGATGCACTGGCCGGCGCGTCGTCGTGAGTCGCTATTCATGCGCTACATCATTGATCATCATCCACGGTTTGCTGGTAAGAATGTGCCGGTGTGGTATGATCGCCATGAAAAATTCTCGATCGAAGGTGGCGATGAGCTAGTGTTGAGCAGTGAAGTGATGGCCATCGGTGTATCGGAGCGCACCACGGCTGAGGCGATTGAAAAGATGGCAACCAAGCTGTTTGCTGGCTCTGGCTTTAAGAAAGTCGTTGCTATGGAGATTCCGAAGTCGCACGCTTTCATGCACCTGGACACGGTGTTTACGATGATTGATCGGGACAAGTTTACCATTCATCCAGAAATCCGCGATCGTGGCGGCAAGATGAATTGTTTCGTATTGGAAAAGGTTGAGGGTCAGCCGTTCCCGCGCATTACGCACGAGACGGATCTTGAACATGTCTTGCGAGTAGCCTTGGGCCTACCGAGCGTTACCCTGATCGAATGTGGCGGCGGCGATCCGATCGCAGCAGCCCGCGAGCAGTGGAACGACGGCTCGAACACCTTGGCAATTGCGCCGGGCGTAGTGGTGACCTATGACCGCAACTACGTCACTAACCAAAAATTGCGCGAGCACGGCGTTGAAGTTATAGAAGTCAGCGGTGCTGAGCTTGGCCGCGGCCGCGGCGGTCCGCGCTGTATGAGTATGCCGCTGGTACGGGAGGATGTATAA